A single region of the Arthrobacter sp. PAMC25564 genome encodes:
- a CDS encoding zinc-dependent metalloprotease has product MTSNPLNPSNGDEEPKDPLAEMLKNLMGGQGLGGIDPAELAKAAGLPDDPNLLAQMFSQVQAMMSSSSEGPVNWQLAHENARRVAASGSDPSVTAQQSRDVDQALRLAELWLDQVTGLPATGLIGRAWSRAEWVEETLGTWKRLTEPVANSIANALSTAMTEQMPEEMKAMMGGASSMLQNMGGAIFGMQLGQAIGALSAEVVSSTDIGVPLADLEMALLPANVAKFGEGLSLPEGDIRLFLAVREAAHARLFVQVPWLRGHLLGAIEAYARGIHIDTSKIEELARDLDPSNPEGIQAALSQGVFMPQRTPAQDQALEKLETALALVEGWVDELTAAATENLLPSAAALRETVRRRRATGGPAEHAFSSLVGLELRPRRLREAATLWASLKEERGIEGRDAIWQHPDLLPTAEDLDDPKGFSERRKLAEASDTEVDDALAKLLNGGFDEPATPEDEGNDGKGGTGEPRPGEGDTPTA; this is encoded by the coding sequence ATGACCTCCAACCCACTCAATCCGTCCAATGGTGACGAGGAACCCAAGGATCCTCTGGCGGAAATGCTGAAGAACCTCATGGGCGGCCAGGGCCTGGGCGGCATCGATCCCGCTGAGCTCGCCAAGGCCGCGGGGCTTCCCGATGATCCGAACCTGCTGGCCCAGATGTTCTCCCAGGTCCAGGCGATGATGAGCTCCTCCTCCGAGGGGCCGGTCAACTGGCAACTGGCGCATGAAAATGCCCGGCGGGTGGCCGCGTCCGGCTCCGATCCGTCCGTCACCGCCCAGCAGTCACGCGACGTCGATCAGGCCCTCCGCCTCGCCGAACTCTGGCTCGACCAGGTCACCGGGTTGCCGGCCACCGGCCTGATCGGCCGGGCCTGGTCCCGCGCCGAGTGGGTCGAGGAAACCCTCGGCACGTGGAAGCGGCTGACCGAGCCGGTTGCGAACAGCATCGCCAATGCGCTCTCCACCGCCATGACCGAGCAGATGCCCGAGGAAATGAAGGCGATGATGGGCGGCGCCTCCTCGATGCTGCAGAACATGGGCGGTGCCATCTTCGGCATGCAGCTGGGACAGGCCATCGGCGCCCTCTCGGCCGAGGTTGTCAGCTCCACAGACATCGGTGTGCCCCTGGCCGACCTGGAGATGGCGCTGCTGCCCGCCAATGTCGCGAAGTTCGGCGAAGGCCTCAGCCTCCCTGAAGGCGACATACGGCTGTTCCTCGCGGTCCGCGAGGCGGCCCACGCCCGGCTTTTTGTCCAGGTTCCGTGGCTGCGCGGGCACCTGCTCGGAGCCATCGAAGCCTACGCCCGCGGGATCCACATCGACACCTCGAAGATCGAGGAACTCGCCCGGGACCTTGATCCGAGCAACCCCGAAGGCATCCAGGCGGCCTTGTCCCAGGGCGTCTTTATGCCGCAGCGCACCCCCGCGCAAGACCAGGCCCTCGAAAAGCTGGAAACCGCCCTCGCCCTGGTGGAGGGCTGGGTCGACGAACTCACCGCCGCCGCCACGGAAAACCTGCTGCCTTCCGCCGCTGCCTTGCGTGAGACGGTCCGCCGCCGCCGGGCCACCGGAGGCCCGGCCGAACACGCATTTTCCTCCCTCGTGGGACTCGAACTGCGTCCCCGCCGCCTCCGGGAGGCCGCCACGCTCTGGGCTTCGCTCAAGGAAGAACGCGGCATCGAAGGCCGTGACGCCATCTGGCAGCATCCGGATCTGCTCCCCACCGCCGAGGACCTGGACGATCCGAAGGGGTTCAGCGAACGCCGGAAGCTGGCCGAGGCCAGCGACACCGAGGTGGACGACGCCCTTGCGAAACTGCTGAACGGCGGCTTCGATGAGCCGGCCACACCGGAAGACGAGGGCAACGACGGAAAAGGCGGCACCGGGGAACCTCGCCCGGGCGAAGGCGATACGCCCACGGCCTAG
- a CDS encoding YgjP-like metallopeptidase domain-containing protein: protein MPAAAKARAAKAVPAVSGATPAPVPRRTADGAPVEVRRSARRRRTVAAFWENGTAVVAIPASFSRAQERDWVHRMLEKLRLQGERGTRGSGPRRPRNDAALADRAAELSEKYLGGRAVPSSVRWVGNQNSRWGSATPSDGTIRLSDKLQPMPQWVIDYVMLHELAHLLVAGHNAAFWRLLEAYPETQRAKAFLEGVSFATSRGLAPADADGPGHNKAPDGTEVPAGAGQLF from the coding sequence ATGCCGGCCGCAGCGAAGGCCCGGGCCGCAAAGGCCGTTCCGGCAGTTTCAGGGGCTACGCCGGCACCCGTCCCGCGCAGAACCGCCGACGGGGCCCCGGTCGAGGTCCGCCGCTCGGCCCGCCGCCGCCGGACGGTCGCCGCGTTTTGGGAGAACGGCACGGCGGTGGTCGCCATTCCGGCCTCCTTCAGCCGGGCCCAGGAACGCGATTGGGTTCACCGGATGCTGGAGAAGCTGCGGCTGCAGGGGGAGCGGGGGACCCGCGGCTCCGGCCCCCGCCGTCCCCGCAACGATGCCGCCCTGGCGGACCGCGCCGCGGAGCTTTCCGAAAAATACCTTGGCGGCCGCGCCGTGCCGTCCTCGGTCCGCTGGGTGGGCAACCAGAATTCCCGCTGGGGTTCGGCGACGCCGTCGGACGGAACCATCCGGCTCTCCGACAAGCTCCAGCCCATGCCGCAGTGGGTCATTGACTACGTAATGCTCCACGAACTGGCTCATCTGCTGGTGGCCGGCCACAACGCCGCGTTCTGGCGGCTGCTGGAGGCCTATCCGGAAACGCAGCGTGCCAAGGCCTTCCTGGAGGGTGTCTCCTTCGCCACCTCCCGCGGGCTCGCACCGGCTGACGCGGACGGACCCGGACATAACAAAGCCCCGGACGGAACCGAAGTCCCGGCCGGGGCCGGCCAGCTCTTCTGA
- a CDS encoding S16 family serine protease, whose protein sequence is MLVSGLLAVALGITAVSLPVPYVVESPGPTFNTLGDDKGKPVITVTGHETYPAKGDLDLTTVYVDGGPNGPVSIFEAFSAWLDGNKAVYPEEMIFPKGVTKEQSQQESAVAMETSQENAVAAALKDLKIPFEQKMEIASLPEDSASNGKLRAGDVLVSINDKPITDLGVVQSELAAGNGTPVTVVVERGGSRVPATITPARTSAGRYILGVILQYKFTFPFDVKISLDKVGGPSAGMMFALGIIDTLTPGDLTGGKHIAGTGTITPDGAVGPIGGIAQKMRGARAGGATLFLAPAANCADVVGHIPDGLQVVRVESLAEARKAVELAASGADTSGLPVCTSN, encoded by the coding sequence ATGCTGGTCTCCGGCCTGCTGGCCGTGGCACTCGGGATCACCGCCGTGAGCCTTCCCGTTCCCTACGTGGTCGAATCGCCCGGTCCGACGTTCAACACGCTCGGCGACGACAAGGGCAAGCCGGTCATCACCGTCACCGGGCACGAGACCTACCCCGCGAAGGGCGACCTGGACCTCACCACGGTCTATGTCGATGGCGGACCCAACGGACCGGTCAGCATCTTCGAGGCCTTCTCGGCCTGGCTCGACGGGAACAAGGCCGTCTACCCGGAAGAAATGATCTTTCCGAAGGGGGTGACGAAGGAGCAGTCCCAGCAGGAGAGCGCAGTCGCGATGGAAACCTCGCAGGAGAATGCCGTCGCCGCGGCCCTGAAGGACCTCAAGATCCCGTTCGAGCAGAAAATGGAGATCGCAAGCCTTCCGGAAGATTCGGCCTCCAACGGCAAGCTCCGGGCCGGGGACGTCCTGGTCTCGATCAATGACAAGCCGATCACGGACCTCGGCGTCGTCCAATCCGAACTGGCCGCGGGCAACGGCACGCCGGTCACGGTCGTCGTGGAACGCGGCGGCAGCAGGGTGCCGGCAACCATCACCCCGGCCAGGACATCTGCCGGCCGCTACATCCTGGGCGTGATCCTGCAGTACAAGTTCACGTTCCCCTTCGATGTGAAGATTTCCCTGGACAAGGTCGGCGGCCCCAGTGCGGGGATGATGTTCGCCCTTGGGATCATCGACACCTTGACTCCCGGGGACCTGACCGGAGGCAAGCACATCGCCGGAACCGGGACCATCACCCCCGACGGCGCCGTGGGGCCCATCGGCGGGATCGCCCAGAAGATGCGTGGCGCGAGGGCTGGCGGAGCCACCTTGTTCCTGGCTCCGGCCGCCAATTGCGCTGACGTGGTGGGCCACATCCCCGACGGCCTCCAGGTGGTCAGGGTCGAGAGCCTGGCCGAGGCGCGCAAGGCCGTCGAACTGGCCGCGTCAGGTGCCGACACATCCGGGCTTCCTGTCTGCACCAGCAACTAG